A DNA window from Fusobacterium sp. FSA-380-WT-3A contains the following coding sequences:
- a CDS encoding murein L,D-transpeptidase catalytic domain family protein produces the protein MKKILFMLSFLVISFISFSQEEMEKINQEVENIKIEKNLLDKISLKEFYKKSKLTEKIDFKIFKMAVGGYNKIKNKDKNYLIIIDFSKKSSEKRFYLINLLKGEMEAETYVAHGKNSGVEKAISFSDQPNSYKSSMGFFLTRNHYRGKYGYSIRLKGLEKEINSNAFLRGVVLHGALESEESYLNQYGFLGRTEGCPAIPLSSVKNILTRIPKNTVLFIYGEDEKYFEKSLLIK, from the coding sequence ATGAAAAAGATTCTTTTTATGCTTAGTTTTTTAGTTATAAGTTTTATTAGTTTTTCACAAGAGGAAATGGAGAAAATTAATCAGGAAGTAGAAAATATTAAAATAGAAAAAAATTTACTAGACAAGATTTCATTAAAAGAATTTTATAAAAAAAGTAAGTTAACAGAAAAAATAGATTTTAAGATTTTTAAAATGGCTGTAGGCGGTTATAATAAAATAAAAAATAAAGATAAAAATTATTTAATAATTATAGATTTTTCCAAAAAATCTTCTGAAAAAAGATTTTATCTTATAAATCTTTTAAAGGGAGAAATGGAGGCAGAAACTTATGTGGCTCATGGGAAAAATAGTGGGGTAGAAAAAGCTATTAGTTTTTCAGACCAACCAAACTCTTATAAAAGTTCAATGGGATTTTTCTTAACCAGAAATCATTATAGAGGAAAATATGGATATTCAATTAGATTAAAAGGATTAGAAAAAGAAATAAATTCAAATGCATTTTTAAGAGGAGTAGTACTACATGGAGCTTTAGAATCAGAAGAAAGTTATTTAAATCAATATGGATTTTTAGGAAGAACAGAAGGATGTCCAGCTATTCCATTAAGTTCAGTAAAAAATATATTAACTAGAATTCCTAAAAATACAGTTTTATTTATTTATGGAGAAGATGAAAAATATTTTGAAAAAAGTTTGTTAATAAAATAA
- a CDS encoding ATP-dependent endonuclease codes for MKLKLISIRNWRKIKKVDIHFRELMLFLGQSIEGTNNIISAISFAFNKTKIEKNDILPKVDYAQIKLILLENSKVYKLKIIIKPNLEKNFYLKLENNWEEISFEKYLEFIEKIPFIHIHGKIENDFKDVVDFFYKLLIKNPEKSQKIENDLKNLYNEINLGHKNSEVYRYLFFEFIKQITLEALEKDTTLLGDATILFEEPELYLNPQRQRELYNYFIKLSNRGVNIYLKTFSSCFVGLKQYKSICIIKNLKNRISFWQTNKNIFQDDDIKAFNMNYWINPDRAELFFAKKVILVEGQTDKIVISFLGKLLNIFKYDYSIIECGSKSTIPQFITLLNNFKIPYIAVYDKDNHYWRTEEEIENSNKKNKQIQSLIDGDLGLAIAFNNDIEEEIYNMKKERTSYKNKPFNALKYISEENYKMSNSLEEKIRKIYE; via the coding sequence ATGAAATTAAAATTAATTTCAATAAGAAATTGGCGAAAGATTAAAAAAGTTGACATTCATTTTAGAGAACTTATGCTTTTTTTAGGTCAAAGTATAGAAGGTACAAATAATATTATTTCTGCTATTTCCTTTGCTTTTAATAAAACTAAAATTGAAAAAAATGATATTCTGCCTAAAGTAGATTATGCTCAAATAAAACTTATATTATTAGAAAACTCTAAAGTTTATAAATTAAAAATTATTATAAAACCAAATTTAGAAAAAAATTTTTATTTAAAACTTGAAAATAATTGGGAAGAAATAAGTTTTGAAAAATATCTAGAGTTTATTGAAAAAATTCCTTTTATTCATATACATGGAAAAATTGAAAATGATTTTAAAGATGTCGTAGATTTTTTCTATAAACTTTTAATAAAAAATCCTGAAAAATCTCAAAAAATTGAAAATGATTTAAAAAATTTATATAATGAAATAAATTTAGGACATAAAAATAGTGAAGTTTATAGATATTTATTTTTTGAGTTTATAAAACAAATTACTTTGGAAGCTTTGGAAAAAGATACCACTCTTTTAGGAGATGCTACCATCTTATTTGAAGAACCAGAACTTTATTTAAACCCTCAAAGACAAAGAGAGTTATATAATTATTTTATAAAACTTTCAAATAGAGGAGTAAATATTTACTTAAAAACTTTTTCGAGTTGTTTCGTAGGTTTAAAGCAATACAAATCTATATGTATTATTAAAAATTTAAAAAATAGAATTTCTTTTTGGCAAACTAATAAAAATATTTTCCAAGATGATGATATTAAAGCTTTTAATATGAACTATTGGATTAACCCAGACCGTGCTGAATTATTTTTTGCTAAAAAAGTAATTTTAGTAGAAGGTCAAACAGATAAAATTGTCATATCTTTTCTTGGAAAACTTTTAAATATATTTAAATATGATTACTCCATTATAGAATGTGGTAGTAAAAGTACAATTCCTCAATTTATTACTTTATTAAATAATTTTAAAATTCCTTATATTGCTGTTTATGATAAAGATAACCATTATTGGAGAACTGAAGAGGAAATTGAAAATTCAAATAAAAAAAATAAACAAATTCAATCACTTATTGATGGAGATTTAGGATTAGCTATTGCTTTTAATAATGATATTGAAGAAGAAATATATAATATGAAAAAAGAGAGAACATCTTATAAAAATAAACCTTTTAATGCTTTAAAATATATTTCTGAAGAAAACTATAAAATGTCTAACTCTTTAGAAGAAAAAATTAGAAAAATTTATGAATAA
- a CDS encoding YhcH/YjgK/YiaL family protein translates to MIVGKLKDIGLYKGLSKNLDKAIDSILKEEYKKGNVGKNEIDGEKVFFNVQEIEATKDVEEALFETHKKYIDIQIVIDGVENYGVLLSDEGLEVAEPFNYENDFGLFKKSPETIFTLCPEDFIIFFTDEPHMPCLKVNEKKSIKKVVYKIEK, encoded by the coding sequence ATGATAGTAGGAAAATTAAAAGATATTGGGTTATACAAAGGTTTATCTAAAAATCTTGATAAAGCTATTGATAGCATTTTAAAAGAAGAATATAAAAAAGGAAATGTAGGAAAAAATGAAATTGATGGTGAAAAAGTATTTTTCAATGTTCAAGAAATTGAAGCAACAAAAGATGTAGAAGAAGCTCTTTTTGAAACTCATAAAAAATATATAGATATTCAAATAGTTATAGATGGTGTTGAAAATTATGGTGTATTATTATCTGATGAGGGGTTAGAGGTTGCAGAACCATTTAATTATGAAAATGATTTTGGATTATTTAAAAAATCTCCAGAAACTATTTTCACTCTTTGTCCTGAAGATTTTATAATTTTCTTTACTGATGAACCTCATATGCCTTGTTTAAAAGTAAATGAAAAAAAATCTATAAAAAAAGTTGTTTACAAAATTGAAAAATAA
- a CDS encoding polysaccharide deacetylase family protein produces the protein MNILMALSQLEVTGAEVYGVTLADELIKRGNNVYIVSDTLTKSTKAEYFKIEFNKRSLSQRISHVRELLRIIKEKDIQVVHAHSRASSWSSAIACKIAGIPLITTTHGRQPIHFSRKLIKGFGDYGITVCENIYRQLVDKLGVKENKICVLRNPVSCEEYDFSENNVKEKIIISIIGRLSGPKGEICYDLLEKLYKNKKYQIQVIGGKEIPERFKKFQEKVKFLGYVNDVPQKIRDSNIIIGAGRVAMEGILSGRPVIAVGEQEYIGLVSEKNIEKALSGNFGDVVIEYNGVDISNIEKDIEEGINLKKDELLKLREIIKDNFSIDIIVDKIEKIYSKEYVLKKKYEIPVIMYHRIIRESDEKGIHGIYVLDKVFDEQMKYLKENGYQTITFEDIKSGKYRERFNRGNKWIMITFDDGYKDNYEVAFPILKKYGFKGTIYLLGEAKYNSWDVDNPKNPEKKFILMDDEEILEMQEYGIEFGGHTLNHPMLAKLDLEKVKKEIFESKEIIEKKLGRKMNCFAYPYGNLNEEVKDIVKEAGYEFAVATDSGDITFDKDLFQIRRIAIFPKNNMLSFKRKVSGKYNFIKIKREHKKK, from the coding sequence ATGAATATATTAATGGCTCTTTCTCAATTAGAAGTTACAGGGGCTGAAGTCTACGGAGTAACTTTAGCTGATGAACTTATAAAAAGAGGAAATAATGTTTATATAGTTTCTGATACTTTAACAAAATCTACTAAGGCTGAATATTTTAAAATTGAATTTAATAAAAGAAGTTTATCTCAAAGAATTTCTCATGTAAGAGAACTTCTAAGAATTATAAAAGAAAAAGATATTCAAGTGGTTCATGCTCATTCAAGAGCATCTTCTTGGAGTTCGGCAATAGCTTGTAAAATAGCAGGAATTCCTTTAATCACAACAACTCATGGAAGACAACCAATACACTTTAGTAGAAAATTAATAAAAGGTTTTGGAGACTATGGAATTACAGTGTGTGAAAATATTTATAGACAACTTGTAGATAAATTAGGTGTAAAAGAAAATAAAATTTGTGTTTTAAGAAATCCTGTAAGTTGTGAAGAATATGATTTTTCTGAAAATAATGTAAAAGAAAAAATAATTATTTCGATAATAGGTAGATTATCAGGTCCTAAAGGAGAAATTTGTTATGATTTATTAGAAAAATTATATAAAAATAAAAAATATCAAATACAGGTAATAGGCGGAAAAGAAATTCCAGAAAGATTTAAAAAATTTCAAGAGAAAGTAAAGTTTTTAGGATATGTAAATGATGTTCCTCAAAAAATAAGAGATTCTAATATAATTATAGGTGCTGGAAGAGTTGCTATGGAGGGAATACTCTCTGGAAGACCTGTAATAGCAGTGGGAGAACAAGAATATATAGGACTTGTATCAGAAAAAAATATTGAAAAAGCTCTTAGTGGAAATTTTGGAGATGTAGTAATTGAATATAATGGTGTAGATATTTCCAATATAGAAAAAGATATTGAAGAGGGAATAAATTTAAAAAAAGATGAACTTCTAAAATTGAGAGAAATTATTAAAGATAATTTTTCAATAGATATTATAGTGGATAAGATAGAAAAAATTTATTCAAAAGAATATGTGTTAAAGAAAAAATATGAAATTCCTGTTATCATGTATCATAGAATAATAAGAGAAAGTGATGAAAAAGGTATTCATGGAATATATGTATTAGATAAAGTTTTTGATGAACAAATGAAATATTTAAAAGAAAATGGATATCAAACAATCACTTTTGAAGATATAAAGTCTGGAAAGTATAGAGAAAGATTTAATCGTGGAAATAAATGGATTATGATTACTTTTGATGACGGATATAAAGATAATTATGAAGTTGCTTTTCCAATTTTAAAAAAATATGGATTTAAGGGAACTATATATCTTTTAGGTGAAGCAAAATATAATAGTTGGGATGTAGATAATCCTAAAAATCCAGAGAAAAAATTTATTCTTATGGATGATGAAGAAATTTTAGAAATGCAAGAGTATGGAATAGAGTTTGGAGGTCATACTTTAAATCATCCAATGTTAGCAAAATTAGACTTAGAAAAAGTTAAAAAAGAGATTTTTGAATCTAAAGAGATAATAGAAAAAAAACTTGGAAGAAAAATGAATTGCTTTGCTTATCCTTATGGAAATTTAAATGAAGAGGTTAAGGATATAGTTAAAGAAGCTGGATATGAATTTGCTGTGGCTACTGATAGTGGAGATATAACTTTTGATAAAGATTTATTTCAAATAAGAAGAATAGCAATATTCCCTAAAAATAATATGCTTAGCTTTAAAAGAAAGGTAAGTGGAAAATATAATTTTATAAAAATAAAAAGAGAGCATAAAAAGAAATAA
- a CDS encoding alpha/beta hydrolase family protein, protein MIKLLVVIIVIFLLFYLDKMDKKKEKTLKRKLERVKSYKEVISLDDYEKIIKKYSLEEIDEKVNIQEKFITSKHVNERMRYLLITPKNQETKNLPLVFLFHGIRDYPEDWITRGMLLENYFELLEKKLIKPMMFIIPAAGFNGESWYSNFYKDEKHKYENYIMDELYKEAKKISNGKIGIAGFSMGGYAALKIGLKHIEEFQIIGSFSGAVSIIRMSLNRRVIRFMKYLYIPRIFFKGSQDKINFLKIFSPWGWRILKQDPYTIIKNMEPEKFKGKSIYISVGEEDKEPYLMLQQWTDIVGRLKKYNVDFQGYIYKNQYHTWSFISKDIENFLKYFSEKIDKEVEE, encoded by the coding sequence ATGATTAAACTGTTAGTAGTTATAATAGTGATTTTTCTCCTTTTTTATTTAGATAAAATGGATAAGAAAAAAGAAAAAACCTTAAAGAGAAAATTAGAAAGAGTTAAATCTTACAAAGAAGTTATAAGTTTAGATGACTATGAAAAAATAATAAAAAAATATTCGTTAGAAGAGATTGATGAAAAAGTCAATATTCAAGAAAAATTTATAACCTCAAAGCATGTAAATGAAAGGATGAGATATCTTTTAATTACTCCTAAAAATCAAGAGACAAAAAATTTACCTTTGGTATTTTTATTTCATGGAATAAGAGATTATCCAGAAGATTGGATAACTAGAGGGATGTTATTAGAAAATTATTTTGAATTATTAGAAAAAAAATTGATTAAGCCAATGATGTTTATTATCCCAGCAGCAGGATTTAATGGAGAAAGTTGGTATAGTAATTTTTATAAAGATGAAAAACATAAATATGAAAATTATATAATGGATGAATTATATAAAGAAGCTAAAAAAATATCTAATGGGAAAATAGGGATAGCAGGATTTTCTATGGGAGGTTATGCTGCTTTAAAAATTGGATTAAAACATATTGAGGAATTTCAAATTATTGGTAGTTTTTCAGGAGCTGTAAGTATAATAAGAATGAGTCTAAATAGAAGGGTTATAAGATTCATGAAATATTTGTATATCCCAAGAATATTTTTTAAAGGAAGTCAAGATAAAATAAATTTCTTGAAAATTTTTAGTCCATGGGGTTGGAGAATTTTGAAGCAAGACCCATATACAATTATAAAAAATATGGAACCTGAAAAATTTAAAGGAAAAAGTATCTATATAAGTGTAGGAGAAGAGGATAAAGAACCTTATTTAATGTTACAGCAATGGACAGATATAGTTGGAAGATTAAAAAAATATAATGTAGATTTTCAAGGTTATATTTATAAAAATCAATATCATACTTGGAGTTTTATATCGAAGGATATAGAAAATTTTCTTAAATATTTTAGTGAAAAAATAGATAAAGAGGTGGAAGAATAA
- the asnS gene encoding asparagine--tRNA ligase — protein MSKVTVRELYRSEKELLGKEVEISGWVRKLRDQKNFGFIEVNDGSFFKGIQVVYGAELENFEEISHLSISSSIIVKGIFKESEGKGQSSEIVANSIEVIQKASLDYPLQNKRQTFEYLRDIAHLRPRTNTFSAVFRVRSVLAYAIHKFFQEQNFVYVHTPIITSSDCEGAGEMFRVTTLDLNNLPKKEDGTVDETKDFFGKTTSLTVSGQLNVETYCSAFRNVYTFGPTFRAENSNTSRHAAEFWMIEPEIAFGDLTANMDLAEAMVKYVIKYVMDNCPEEIEFFNKFIEKGLVDKLNNVLNNEFARVTYTEAIDILLASGEKFAYPVRWGIDLQSEHERFLAEKHFGKPVFLVDYPKEIKAFYMKLNADGKTVRAMDLLAPGIGEIIGGSQREDNLEVLEKKMDECGLSKEDYKFYLDLRRYGSFPHSGYGLGFERMLMYITGMTNIRDVLPFPRTTGNAEF, from the coding sequence ATGAGTAAAGTAACAGTTAGAGAGCTTTATAGAAGCGAAAAAGAATTATTAGGAAAAGAAGTAGAAATTTCAGGATGGGTTAGAAAATTAAGAGACCAAAAGAATTTTGGGTTTATAGAAGTTAATGATGGGTCTTTTTTCAAAGGAATTCAAGTTGTATATGGAGCTGAATTAGAAAACTTTGAAGAAATATCTCACTTATCTATATCTTCATCAATAATAGTAAAAGGAATATTTAAAGAATCAGAAGGAAAAGGACAATCTTCTGAAATTGTTGCAAATTCCATAGAAGTAATTCAAAAAGCAAGTTTAGATTATCCGTTACAAAATAAAAGACAAACATTTGAATATTTAAGAGATATTGCTCATTTGAGACCAAGAACAAATACTTTTTCAGCTGTTTTTAGAGTAAGGTCAGTATTAGCTTATGCTATACATAAATTCTTCCAAGAACAAAATTTCGTATATGTTCATACTCCAATAATTACATCTTCAGACTGTGAAGGAGCTGGAGAAATGTTTAGAGTAACAACTCTAGATTTAAATAATCTTCCTAAAAAAGAAGATGGAACAGTTGATGAAACAAAAGACTTCTTTGGAAAAACTACTAGTTTAACAGTTAGTGGACAATTAAATGTAGAAACTTATTGTTCAGCATTTAGAAATGTTTATACATTTGGACCAACTTTTAGAGCAGAGAATTCTAATACTTCAAGACATGCTGCTGAATTTTGGATGATAGAGCCAGAAATTGCTTTTGGAGATTTAACAGCTAATATGGATTTAGCAGAAGCAATGGTAAAATATGTAATAAAATATGTAATGGACAACTGTCCTGAAGAAATAGAATTCTTTAATAAATTTATAGAAAAAGGATTAGTTGATAAATTAAATAATGTATTAAATAACGAATTTGCAAGAGTAACTTATACAGAAGCTATAGATATTTTACTTGCTTCTGGAGAAAAATTTGCTTATCCAGTTAGATGGGGAATAGATTTACAAAGTGAACATGAGAGATTTTTAGCAGAGAAACATTTTGGAAAACCTGTTTTCTTAGTAGATTATCCAAAAGAAATAAAAGCATTTTACATGAAACTAAATGCAGATGGAAAAACAGTTAGAGCTATGGATTTATTAGCACCAGGAATTGGAGAGATTATTGGTGGTTCACAAAGAGAAGACAATTTAGAAGTTTTAGAAAAGAAAATGGATGAATGTGGATTAAGTAAAGAAGATTATAAATTCTATCTTGATTTAAGAAGATATGGAAGCTTCCCTCACTCAGGATATGGATTGGGATTTGAAAGAATGTTAATGTATATTACAGGTATGACAAATATTCGTGATGTATTACCATTCCCAAGAACAACAGGAAATGCAGAATTCTAA
- a CDS encoding DUF896 domain-containing protein, which yields MEMKDIITKVNYFSKLSKERELTFEEKEEREKYRKLYLEKFRAQVRGHLENIKIVDANEKLN from the coding sequence ATGGAAATGAAAGATATAATAACTAAAGTAAATTATTTTTCAAAGCTTTCAAAAGAAAGAGAACTTACATTTGAAGAAAAAGAAGAGAGAGAAAAATATAGAAAACTTTATTTAGAAAAATTTAGAGCTCAAGTAAGAGGGCACTTAGAAAATATAAAAATAGTAGATGCTAATGAAAAATTAAATTAG